ACTCGCCCAATGGGAAGTGGACTAGATCTTTATGCACGTCGTAAAGATGGAACAGAATTTCCTGTAGAAATTAGTTTAAGCCCTCTACAAACCGAAGAAGGTCTTTTAGTAACTAGTATTATTCGGGATGTAACAGAGCGTAAACGTTCAGCAGAAGCTCTTAAACGCGCTCACGATGAATTAGAAAAAAGAGTTGAAGAAAGAACCAAAGAGCTTTCCCAAGTTAATCAAAACTTGAAATTACAGTTTGAGGAACTAAAACGTGCTGAACAACAAATTCGTGAACAAGCTGCTTTATTAGATAAAACCCAAGATGCAATTATTGTTGAAGATATGGAAGGAAAAATAATATTTTGGAATAAAAGTGCGGAAAGTATTTATGGTTGGACAAGTAGCGAAGCAATTGGACAAAAAACTCAAAAACTTTTATTTGAAAAAAGCTATCCACAACTTCAAGAAGCACTTCAAGCAGTTCTTGATAAAAAAGAATGGCGTGGAGAAATGCAAAACTCCACTAAGTTAGCTAAAGAAATTGCTGTAGAAAGCCGTTGGACACTTGTATTAAATAATCAAGGTGAGCCTCAAGCTAAATTAATAGTTAATACTGATATAACAGAAAAGAAAAAGCTTGCTGCTCAATTTTTACGGGCCCAAAGAATGGAAAGCATAGGCACATTAGCTAGTGGAATAGCTCACGACTTAAACAATGCTTTAACACCTGTATTAATGGCAGTACAAATTTTAAGGGAACGTTTTAGCGATGAAGAAAGCTTATTTTACTTAATATCCTTACAGCAGGTGCAGAACGTGCAGCCGATATGGTTCGTCAAGTGGTTTCTTTTGCTCGTGGTGTAGAAGGCAATCGCGTAGTCCTACAGCCAAAACATTTTATTAATGAACTTAAGAAAATTTTAGATCAAACTTTCCCTAAATCTATTGAAATAAGCAGTTTTGTAGCCAAGGATTTATGGCCCGTTGTTGGAGATGCTACTCAACTTTATCAAGTATTGCTTAATCTTTGTGTAAATGCTCGTGATGCTATGGTTCAGGGTGGACAATTATCTATTAGAGCAGAAAATATTTTTCTTGATGAAAATTATGTAAAAATGTACTTAGATGGTAAACCTGGGCAATATGTGCTAATTACTGTTAGTGATACAGGAATAGGTATTGCTAAAGACACTATAGATAAAATTTTTGATCCTTTTTTTACTACTAAAGAAGTAGGAAAAGGCACAGGGCTTGGTCTTTCAACTGTTGCTGTAATTGTAAAAAGTCATGAAGGATTTATTGAGGTTTATAGCGAATTAGGACGAGGAACAAAATTTAAGGTCTTTCTTCCTTCTGCTCCTCAAGTTTCTACTCCACATACAGAAAGTAGAATTACTAGTTTAATGTTAGGAAAAGGTGAAACAGTTTTAGTTGTAGATGATGAGCTTTCCATCAGAGAAATTACTAGAGCAACACTAAATAAATATGGATACTCACCTATGGTTGCTGGCGATGGCACAGAAGCATTAGCTATTTATGCAAAACATTCTGAGGAAATTTCAGTAATAATTATAGATATGATGATGCCTTATTTAGATGGTATTGCTACTATTAGAGCATTACAGCGACTTAATCCATTAGTTAAAGTTATTGCTACTAGTGGCTTAAGTTCAGATGGTAAAGCAGGGGAAGCAATAGCTTGTGGTGCAAAAAGCTTTTTGCCCAAACCTTACACAGCAGAAAAATTATTAGAAATGCTAGCAGATGTTATTAATAAAAATTAGGTTTGTGATTTAAGGAGATATATTAGTGGAATATAGAGTAGTTACAGTTGCTGGAGGCTTAACCTCTGGTTTTGTTGATGCAATGGGAGAAAAAGCCAAGTTTAACCGTCCCAATGGCATTGCAATTAGCCGTCAAGGTTCAGTCTTTATTGCTGATTTTGGTAATAGTGCTATTCGTCGAGTTAGTGTTATTGGTGAAGTAACTACTATTGCTGGTGGTAAAGCAACAAAAACTTTTCAAGATGGTCTAGCTCCTCTAGCAGCATTTCTTAACCCTCGTGGGCTAGTTTTTGATAATGATGGAAATCTTTATATTGCTGATTTTGGAAATAATTTAATTAGACAAATTGATGGCAACCTAGAAGTTACTACCTTAGCTGGTTCAGGTGCAAAATCCCAATCAGATGGTGCAGGTCGTGCTGCCTCGTTTGTTGAAGTGCGCGATGTTGCTTATCACTCAGGATATATTTTTGCTGTAGATCGCTATCAAGTTAGACGTATTAGCCGTACAGGTAGCGTTGTAACCTGGGCCGGTGGCACTGAATCTGGCCTTTGGGATGGTGTTGGTGTCCAAGCAAGGTTTGGCACTCTTAGTGCTGTTGCTACCGATACTGTAGGCAATCTCTATGTAGTAGACGCTGATAATAGTGCTATAAGATATATTACTCAATTGCAAAAAGTTGGCACATTAGCTGGTGCTGATATTACTCCCGCAGATGGTAGTAACACATTTTTGCAACAACCTACATCAGTAGCACTAGATTCAATGGGTAATTGCTGGGTGACAGATGTTGGGGACTACACAGTCAAAAAAATTACTCCTCAAGGAGTAATTACCCAAGTAGCAGGTTGTTTAACTCCAGGTCATGAGGATGGGCCAGCACTACAAGCAAAATTTCAACATCCGGCGGGAATTGCTCTTAGCCCAGATGGACGTATCTATGTTACTGACCTTGCTACACATTGTTTACGCTGTTTGATTCCTATAACTAGTTAATTTTATATGAGGTTAATTAACTTATGACTTGGATTATGTATTTTTTAGGACAAGTTCCATTATTAGTTGTTTGGACAGTGGGAATTGCTTTAGCAATAAAAAACTGGGAACATTACCAAAAAGCATCCCTTTTAGCTTTACTTGGTTTTACTACTCTAATTTTAGAAACAATAGTTTTTTCTGTTGTTAATATGGTTTTGCCCCAGTTTTTAAATAGCGTATCAGCCTCAGAAATAGGGCTTTATTATTCTGCTATAGGTGCAGTTAGAACTTTGTTTGAAGCAGCATCCTTTGGCTTACTTGTTGCAGCTATTTTTACTCAACGTTATAAAAAATAGTTGTTTATTAAAATTATCTTCTTTTTGCGGACTTGCTTTTAACTTAAATAGCTTGTCTAGAAGTTTTTTTATTTTCCTCTAAAATCTATCCAAAAAGTTAACAATAATTTTACAGTAGTAAATTGCAAAACTAGCTTAAGATAGAACCTAAGCTGGTTTCTATAAACCTTTTAGAAAGGAATAGTTATGTTTGGAAAAAAGAAAGAACGACAATTTGAAGAAATATTTCAAGAACATGTGGACACTTCTGCAAAATGTGCAGAAGAATTATTTCAGCTATTTAATAACTTCTCATTTGCTGCCCAGCATATTCAAAAAATAATTGAGCTAGAACATAATGCAGATAAACTTGTTGGAGAAACTTACCGCCGCCTTGATAATACTTTTATCTCTCGCTATGACAAACCCGACGTTGAACGGTTAATTGCAGACCTGGACAATACGATCGACTATATGAAAAAGGTCGCTATCGATATACAAACTTATCGTATTCCTGCTGCTAGAAAAGAAGCTCCAACATTTGCAAGTATAATTGTTGAAATGCTTAAGTATCTACAAGAGGCTATAAAACATCTACCTAACTTAAATATGGAAAAAATGCAAACCTATGTTATTCATATTAAAGAGTTAGAAGAAAAAGCAGATGCCCTAGTCAACCAAGCAATACAAAACCTTTTTGATGAAGAAAATGACTATAAAACTATTATTAAATGGAAAGATATTTTTGAGAAATTAGAAACAATTACCGACCACGCAGAACATGTTATTAACACCCTATCTTCAATCATTAGAAAAGAATCCTTATAAAATAGGTGATACACATGGACATATTACTTGTAATTGTTATCTTGTTAGTTCTTGCTTCTGAGTTTGTTAACGGTTGGACAGATGCCCCAAATGCTATTGCTACCGTAGTTGCAACTAGGGTAATTGCTCCGCGTAACGCTATTATTTTAGCTGTTGTATTAAATGTAATAGGAACTTTATCTGGTACTGCTGTAGCCGAAACCATAGGTAAAGGAATAGCAGACCCTTCAATAATCACACTTCCAACAATTGCAGCAGCATTACTTGGGATTGTTGTTTGGAGTACAATTGCAGGCCGTTTAGGATTACCAACTAGTGAATCACACGCGCTAGTAGCAGGTTTAACAGGTGCAGCACTAGCCACAGCCGGCCCCGAAGCAGTTTTATGGAGTGGCTGGCAAAAAGTTTTAATTGGGCTAGTTTTTTCCTCTTTCGTCGGGTTTTTCCTAGCTTTTGGTATTGGTAAATTAATTAAATACTTTTTTGCTGAAACCAATCCTATTAAATCCAAAAAACTCTTTGACCGCCTACAAATATTTTCCGCTGCTCTAATGGCTTTTAATCATGGTATGAATGATGGACAAAAGTTTATAGGTGTATTTGTTATGGCACTAGTTATTGCTGGTAAATTGCCTACTTTTATGGTTCCTAGCTGGGTTGTTATTTTATGTGCTTTAGTGATGGGGCTTGGAACATCTGTTGGAGGACTCAAAATCATTGGTATGTTAGGCGAAAAGATGGCTCGTATTGAATCCTGGCAAGGTTTTGGTGCAGAACTAGCAGCATCAACTGCAATTTTAGGAGCTTCGGTTTCTGGCATACCTCTTAGCACAACCCACACAATTACAACTTCAATTATGGGGGCTGCTGCTTCACGTCGAGTAACTTCAGTTAGATGGAATTACTCGACAGACATTATCTTAGCCTGGGTTTTAACTTTTCCAATTTGTGGCACAATTGCCTTTTTAGCTAGTTTGTTGGCTAAGGCTCTTTTGTAGGTTATAGTTTAGGTGTTTTAGGTTACTAATAATTTATTTTGCAATCTTTTAGACTAAGAGAAATTTTTTCATAAAAAGATGGGCCGTGATAAACATTGCTGTACTGTGTAAAACCAACACCAACAACAAATTGTTTATTTACAACCCCATTATTTGATCCCCAAGAAAGTAAGTATTGGTTGGTTGGACTAGTAATATTAGCCCCTGTTATATTACTAGGTAAAATAGTTTTTTCTTCTTTAACGTTCCAACACCAAGCAAGACAATTATCATTTTTTGTGCTTAATTCTTCGCTACGGCCAAAGTAAGAATTAAGTTTTAATGGTAATGAAAGCATTAAATATTCTTCTTCTAAAACTCCTAAATCAGTAAAATTAAAGTTATTATTTTTGGCTCTGCGAATAATCTTATCTGTTAATGTATCTGTAATTAAGTAGTATTTTTTGCCATCCAAAACAATTATTACTGATTTACCAGAGATATTACTATTAGAATTATTTACGTTACTAGTAATTACAGCAACTGAATCTAATGATAGATTGCTAAAATCATCATTTAACACAGCTACTTTAATATTTTCAAATTCATAGGTTTCTAATACTTCTAGTTTCCAAGTAATTGATTTTTCCTCTAAATTTTTAGAAACCAAATCATAATTAATCATTTCATCTAGGTTTTCATAGTTTGGTTGATTATCCCATTTAATTTTTCCTTCATAAAGCCAATAATTACCTTTTTCTAAAGGAAAAGTTGTAAGTATGGATGTTTGAGTATTATTTGAAAAACTTATTGTGGTTACAGTGATTAGTAATAAAACAGTGATTAGCAAATATAAATATTGTTTCATATATCTTCCTAAATAAATAATTGAATCTTGAAGCAGCTGAATTATGAATTTTTGGAAAAATATTTTTAACGAGACTAACCACACTTATGGATAATTCTATAAAAGGTTATTACTGTTGGGGTTAATGTGGAAAACCACAACATATTTTAATCCCCCAAGCTAACAATTTTTTAATTAACAGGCTCTCCCATTAAAACAAATGCTGCCCATTGAGATGGGCTTTTATATTTTTCTCTTAGTTTTAATAATGCTCTTCGATAACTTATTGCTATATCAGGAGTTTTTCTTAGCTGCTCATAAAAAGATTCTATAAAAAGGGTAGAAATTTTGTTGTCCACTTGCCAAAGTGAAAGCAGGCTAGCAGAACAGTTATTTACTGCTAAACTATTGGCTAAAAAGAAAATCCCATCTCCAGTGCTAGAACTAAATCCAGATTGATTATTACTTAAAATTACTAGATCATTATTTTTAATACAATTATTTAGTTCTACTAGTGAAACTACACCATCATGCACTATTGCACCTTGTTCATTAGTTTGAGGAGTTAGTAAGACAAAGCTTTTGAGAGGTTCTTTGTCATTTAAGTAACTATAAGCAATTAAATGTAGAAAATGTTTATTTTTTCCTTGTTCACATAAAGTATCTTTAACCGCTACAACACCTGTTAAAGCTGTTGCCTTAAAGTTTGTAGCTGCTTTTAATTCATCTTTAGCCTCACTTAAAACAGGTAATGCAACATTATTAATTGAATTTCCGGCAGGAATACCTAAAGCAACATTTTCTACTCTAACCACAAGATCGGGTTTGTTACGTTGGCGTGCAGCCGTTGAGAGTGTGCTAATTGAAGGTGTTTGTAAAATAACAAAACGGTCAATTAAATTGGTTCCTTGAACATCTTTTAAGTCCATAAATGGAAAAGTTGAAAGTTTACCAGATGCTACCACTAAGAGCTTGCTTTCTACTTCCATAGGCAGCGCGTTTGAAATATTTTCAGGCATAAGTAAAGCTCTTAGCTCGTCTGATAAAGTGGTTGGATTATCAATATTAATATTATTTACTGATTCTGCTAATGCAGCTTTAAATTTATCTATTCTTGGATTGTTAACTTCTGTAAGGCTTCGGTATTTGTCTAGCAGGGTATTTAATTGATTAATATCTATTTTATGATGATGTGCAACTATGGTTGAGTCGGGTTTTACTAGGAAAATTAGTAATCCGTTTTCTATAGGCAAATAATCCAAAATAGTAGCATTAAGTCGTTGTGCTGTTTGAAGAATTTCCACAAAGTCTACAGCAACAAAGGGTTTAAAAGTTTCTATATTTTGTTTAGATTGTTCGCTACTTAAATTTTTTGTTAACAAGTCACGGAATTGATAGGCTCTTATTCTTTCTGAGACTGTTAACGCAGCAGGAAATAATTGTTTAGCCACTAACATTTCTATATAAGTTTGATAAACTTGCAAAGGCTTTACTAAGCCAAAAAATGGCTCTGATTTTATATCAGGGAAATTTTCAATAATATTAATTGCTGCTTCATAGTTTGTTTGTGCTGCTTTAGCATCATTTTGTTGATTTGCAATTTTAGCTAAACCATAAAGACATGTATAAACTCCAACTTGATTTTTTAGCTCAGAAAAAATATTTTTTGCTTGATTATAAGCTTCTATGGCAGCAGTTAATTCATTACGTTTAATAGCGATAGCGGCTTGTAGTAAAAGTGTATTAACTTCACCTGCTTGGTCTTTACTTTCTCGCTTAAGGGATAAAACTTTTTCACAATGTTTTGCTGCCTGCTCATATTGTCCAGCAACAAAAGAAACATTAGCTAAAGATTCAAATAAAACAGCTTGTCTAGCAGGAGAATTATTTTCTAGATTCATTGCTAAAGCTTGCTCTAAATATGGTAAAGCGCGAGCAGGTTGATTTAGACTAGTGTAACTATCTCCTAATCCTATTAATGCAGTATATTCGCTACGTCGGTCTTTTAACTCTCGAACAACCACTAAAGCTTGTTCATAACTACTAACAGAGTCTTGATATTTATCTTGAGGGCGATAACTAGCACCTAGCCCAAGCAATGCTAGTGCTTCACCCCGTCGGTCTTTGATTTGCCGACAAATCGCTAGCATTTGATCATAATGTTTGCTTGCTTCACTAAATAAACTTAAGTTTTTCTCACAGATAGCTAAAGCATTTAAGGTGTAAGCCTCACCACGTAAGTCTTTTAGCTCGTTTCTAATAGCTATATTTTGCTTATAAAAAGGCAATGCTAAGTCATATTTTCCTAATAACCGGTAAGTATCAGCTACCGCAGCTAGTACAGTTCCTTCTAAATTACGCTCTTTATCCTCGCGGCTTGCTCTTAGTGCGACTTGGTAAGATAAAAAAGCTTCATCATAGTTTTCTAAATTTCTTTGACAATCTGCTAGCCCAAATGATGAATAGCCAACACCAGAAAGGTTATTAGACTCTTTTGCTGCTGTTAATGATTTTTCATAGTAGGGAATAGCCTCCTTAAACTGTTTTGCAAGTCGATGAGATTGTCCAAGCCCAAACAAAGCAAAACCTATTGCTTTTTTATCTTGCAGTTCTTGATAAATAACTAAGGCTTGTTGATAGTAATTTTTTGACTCAACAAAATTGTCTATTGATAAATAAGCGTCTGCT
The sequence above is drawn from the Blastocatellia bacterium genome and encodes:
- a CDS encoding DUF47 family protein; its protein translation is MFGKKKERQFEEIFQEHVDTSAKCAEELFQLFNNFSFAAQHIQKIIELEHNADKLVGETYRRLDNTFISRYDKPDVERLIADLDNTIDYMKKVAIDIQTYRIPAARKEAPTFASIIVEMLKYLQEAIKHLPNLNMEKMQTYVIHIKELEEKADALVNQAIQNLFDEENDYKTIIKWKDIFEKLETITDHAEHVINTLSSIIRKESL
- a CDS encoding PAS domain S-box protein; translation: MINPKIKKDKLLEQLIETEKLLEETKDQVANLQSISQHQMQSEKKFFALMESAPDAIVIVDAKGLISIINSQTEKLFGYSRIELIDKPLEILVPHRYHNHHHHHRKNYFQDPHTRPMGSGLDLYARRKDGTEFPVEISLSPLQTEEGLLVTSIIRDVTERKRSAEALKRAHDELEKRVEERTKELSQVNQNLKLQFEELKRAEQQIREQAALLDKTQDAIIVEDMEGKIIFWNKSAESIYGWTSSEAIGQKTQKLLFEKSYPQLQEALQAVLDKKEWRGEMQNSTKLAKEIAVESRWTLVLNNQGEPQAKLIVNTDITEKKKLAAQFLRAQRMESIGTLASGIAHDLNNALTPVLMAVQILRERFSDEESLFYLISLQQVQNVQPIWFVKWFLLLVV
- a CDS encoding tetratricopeptide repeat protein, which gives rise to MSSIIQKIVKLIGIALISPMLIKAAEKPINIGQTLESRLGESSVNLDNIAYETWQFSGKVGQQVIIEMTSEDFDSLLKLTAPDGNVLVIDDNGGVGYNARISIKLPMNGKYTIEATTVWQMRSGNYRLTVTNIEVPVKTGVEKLREDFAYYEKCLKETKNPAWASELHTGRLIILSTLEADKEAVEAAELALILAEKSADKYSLVRTYLAISNRLLRDGDADGAIKYFEQVIEIQRELKNRIGEATTLSAIADAYLSIDNFVESKNYYQQALVIYQELQDKKAIGFALFGLGQSHRLAKQFKEAIPYYEKSLTAAKESNNLSGVGYSSFGLADCQRNLENYDEAFLSYQVALRASREDKERNLEGTVLAAVADTYRLLGKYDLALPFYKQNIAIRNELKDLRGEAYTLNALAICEKNLSLFSEASKHYDQMLAICRQIKDRRGEALALLGLGASYRPQDKYQDSVSSYEQALVVVRELKDRRSEYTALIGLGDSYTSLNQPARALPYLEQALAMNLENNSPARQAVLFESLANVSFVAGQYEQAAKHCEKVLSLKRESKDQAGEVNTLLLQAAIAIKRNELTAAIEAYNQAKNIFSELKNQVGVYTCLYGLAKIANQQNDAKAAQTNYEAAINIIENFPDIKSEPFFGLVKPLQVYQTYIEMLVAKQLFPAALTVSERIRAYQFRDLLTKNLSSEQSKQNIETFKPFVAVDFVEILQTAQRLNATILDYLPIENGLLIFLVKPDSTIVAHHHKIDINQLNTLLDKYRSLTEVNNPRIDKFKAALAESVNNINIDNPTTLSDELRALLMPENISNALPMEVESKLLVVASGKLSTFPFMDLKDVQGTNLIDRFVILQTPSISTLSTAARQRNKPDLVVRVENVALGIPAGNSINNVALPVLSEAKDELKAATNFKATALTGVVAVKDTLCEQGKNKHFLHLIAYSYLNDKEPLKSFVLLTPQTNEQGAIVHDGVVSLVELNNCIKNNDLVILSNNQSGFSSSTGDGIFFLANSLAVNNCSASLLSLWQVDNKISTLFIESFYEQLRKTPDIAISYRRALLKLREKYKSPSQWAAFVLMGEPVN
- a CDS encoding inorganic phosphate transporter, with amino-acid sequence MDILLVIVILLVLASEFVNGWTDAPNAIATVVATRVIAPRNAIILAVVLNVIGTLSGTAVAETIGKGIADPSIITLPTIAAALLGIVVWSTIAGRLGLPTSESHALVAGLTGAALATAGPEAVLWSGWQKVLIGLVFSSFVGFFLAFGIGKLIKYFFAETNPIKSKKLFDRLQIFSAALMAFNHGMNDGQKFIGVFVMALVIAGKLPTFMVPSWVVILCALVMGLGTSVGGLKIIGMLGEKMARIESWQGFGAELAASTAILGASVSGIPLSTTHTITTSIMGAAASRRVTSVRWNYSTDIILAWVLTFPICGTIAFLASLLAKALL
- a CDS encoding response regulator, producing MVRQVVSFARGVEGNRVVLQPKHFINELKKILDQTFPKSIEISSFVAKDLWPVVGDATQLYQVLLNLCVNARDAMVQGGQLSIRAENIFLDENYVKMYLDGKPGQYVLITVSDTGIGIAKDTIDKIFDPFFTTKEVGKGTGLGLSTVAVIVKSHEGFIEVYSELGRGTKFKVFLPSAPQVSTPHTESRITSLMLGKGETVLVVDDELSIREITRATLNKYGYSPMVAGDGTEALAIYAKHSEEISVIIIDMMMPYLDGIATIRALQRLNPLVKVIATSGLSSDGKAGEAIACGAKSFLPKPYTAEKLLEMLADVINKN